GCTAGAGTTGCATGGAGATCAATTCTTTCTTCACCTACAGATCCTGATAAAGATTATCATAATCAGACTAGTACATCTATTAACAGGAAGAGAAGTATTTATAACAGCGGGCATATACCTAATAAGAGACTTCGCAATGAAAAAGATAGAGTAGATAAACTTAATCAAATGGTGAGAGACATCGAGAATAATACGAAAGTCGTGGAGACATTACTAAATGAATCTGATATAACCACATCTGTTGATAGACCGGCTATAAATGTCCATCCATTTGTAGAGGATGAAGCTCCACCACCAACCATTACAATGGATGACCTTGAGATAGTCAGTAATGCCACTAAAAATATTTCTAATACAAATACAGTCGAAAAGCCTTACGTATCAGTGAGTTCAAACTCTAGAAATGAATACGAAACACGTCATTTAAAATATGACAGCACGATTAGTAGGTTCGGTAAAATTGATCACAGGCGCCATTCTAAAGAGAATATCTTAATCAGGAACGATAATGAAACTCATAcaataagaagaaatagCAAAAGTAACAAAAATCCTAAATCAATCAGAAAGATGAGAGCTGTTGCGAAGAAATACCATTTAGAAGAATGAAtataaaatgaaatttattataattttcTACATATTATCTACttaaagaaataataaaaaaggtGGGATAAAATGCAAGACATGTCAAATGAACGCACCTGAATAAGCAAGGGACCATGTCAAACTCTGACCATTATCAAGGAAATTACCGGAGAAATTGGgagatgaaaaaaattcaaatgatGCTCGAGGATTGAACAAAGCCAAATTTAGCATCATTATTCCTTTCCAACCGTCATTAACATCATTAACTATGCcttgaagtttttgaatCCACTCTTGCTCAACATATGATGGGTGTCTGATAAATGACGACATGGGAGTTATTGGTATAGCATGAATCATTTGGATGTATTGAAGATAATTCCCAAAATAAGTTGTATGATCAATCTTGTTCTCAAATAATATACCACTTACTTTATTACCAATAAATTGTGGTGGTTCAGTTTTGTTAGCATCATCATAAAGGAAATATTGATTAAGTGATGTGTTTAGAATTCCAAGTTGGACATTCGATCTGTTGACCAATGCAACATTTCCAGAAACCATACCCCATAGTTTCAAAGCGTAACAAGAATTGACATCTTCAGAACTTGACTCTTCATCTTTACCATCACCACTCTCAAAGAGACCTTTTGCCCACGAGTGTCCAGTGAACCAGTCAAATGACCTATACATGGGGAAATAGGGATCGTTTTCTGAAGGATTAGCATAATCCCTTATTAGGGTTTCAACCCATTCTCGATTTTCAGTAAACCAGCTACCATTACCAATGTCTCTGTCAACTTTCGTCAAAATTGCAGCGGCAATAATATGGTAGGAATAATGGAAATGATGATCGTTATAGTAAGAATTTCCAAAATCGTCACCACTAGTTCCTGAAGATATAACACCACCCCATGTAGTGTCATATCTTAGCGGTAATTGTTGCTGGTTTTGTGAAAAGCGTGCAAATGCTTCCTTCAACTTTGGTAATAGAATATCCACCAATCCTCTGTCATTAACGATATATTGACAGCAAAATAGTATCCATGCATATTTGGCCAATACTTTACCTGAAAAATACATTGAGTTAACATTAGATTCATTGATTACGTCTCCATTCACTTCTTTTCTAGCTGCATCTCTTACTTTTTCCAACACTTCATGCGAGTATAAAACTCTCCTTCCTGGAATTGTTGTAGCTGGGATAAAATCAACATTAGCTGGAATCTGAACCTGCATTTCCAGCGTATTTGTGATGAAGCCCCTCATAACACCCATCACAGTAGAGTCTAACTCTGAATTAATACTGGTCAACGCAGTTGGGATAGTCATTGATACCATATGGTGTCTCAATCCATACAAGAGGGTCGTACCTTTGTTTGAATAGCCTTCTGTTTTATAAGCCAGTCTATAGATACCTTTGTCCTTATTAACTGCATTTACAACATCGCAATTCACCGGATAACAACCAGCTGCCTGGTCTATAGCCTCAACAGTATCTGCAACAACTTGGATTGTGGCCGAACTGACACGTTGGTTAGCTTGGATTGTATTTCCATTCGCAATGAATAACTGGAAGTTGTTGCATTTTGAATCTAGTTTCACGTAAATGGTCCATTTCACATCGTTTTCCAGTAAGACTTGATACTTTTGCATATCTGTCCTGGGTGATGCCATACTGTTCAGATTTCTAAAGCCGACAGCAGATTGTAATCTGGGTGTCAGATTGCTATAGTTAGCGGTAATAAAGCCCATACCTTGAACGATAGGAAATCTGATATGCTCCGACTCGGATTTCTTTAGCCATACATGGATTGACATGTGCGATAAGTCAGTAAAACGCAAAGACATACTTTCAAAAGATGGTAACTCATTCGCACCAAAGACAAATGATCTAATTCCAATTGGACTAAAGAAGAATGGTGCTGGATTGCCATCACCAAATACTCTTTGTGAAGCACGTACATGATTTGCGGCAAATCCTGGGAACGCATTATCCTTGGAAATCCAGACTGAGTAAGGGTGAGTCCATGTTGCGCATGTTTGACTACCTAGCAAAAAGTTTCCATAGAATTTGTTGGTAGCAACAGGTCTTCCATTCCTCTCCACACCATCGGGGATAGGTATCTCGTGCCCAGTTCTTGTGAACATGGCAGGTGGGGCACTAGTGTTTATTGGAAGATCATTAACGGTGACATACTCAGCCTCTTGAACCATATCATTGGTAATATTGATGCTGTTCATGGCATCTATTGTAGGAGTGGCGGTATCGAGAACTAATGATGATATCATAGAGTCCGGTTCTTCATTTCTAGGAGGCATTATGGGCTCATTAGGGTAAAACAACCCAGAAGTGGACCGATTGGGGTTCGCATCCTTCGGTAAAGGCATGGGAGGGCGGTTGTATGACATAGAAAACTAAACTGATCAACCGGATTCGATGCGTACTATAGCTATAAGTGCTTCTTTTCCTATTATTTCTgaattgatattgttatatGATATTAAAATAGAGTTTAATGTTATTTGGGTAGAGCAGCAGTTGCGCAGTTTGACACTACAGGGCTCGCTCTAAAGATATCTTATTGTGGCTCTTTTTGTATTGCTCCTAATGTAAATAAGTCTAGAGAAACAGTTAGAAGTAAGAAGACCTTAAATGAAGACTATTGTACAGCTTCTGAGCACTGGACAGTTCCTGAATTCTATTATTGTGTCCATTGTTCACAAAATCCCAGTTCTGTGCGATGACTCCTTAGAAACTACCGTACAGAGAAGGACCTCACATGGAAATGTCCAATCTCTAAAGGGTTCGATCCTgtgaagtgaaaaatttcagatttttgcaaaaataaaaatcgttgcgatgcgatgcgatgatgcgatgagcacATCGCATGAGTCCTCCAATCGAGCTTTATATGGTAATCAAGACAACTTAGGAGTAAATCCTGGATTGGTAAGGGGTCGATTGTTAGTTCTGGCCTTCGCTTGTTTGTTTGTATTTCTGATTCCAAGATTAGTTGGTGAACATTGAAGACTGAAGATAGGATGTCTTTGGTGGTAGACAAATATATACAGTTGCATCAGGAGTATCGAATACTTCATCTTTTGAATCATAGGAATAAGAATCAGCATAGGGTAGCAACATGGTGGAAATGGTTTAACATGCTTAGGAGGAGTGTAGGTGATGTGGTTGAGATTCTGCAACCACTCGGGAGGAGAAAAAACCAGAAGCTTAAGGACAAGAAGGATGGTAGGTTTCTGTACCGCACGCTACACAAGTTCTTTCAAATGGAGAGCAAGTTATATTATAgttttaataatattattaaactAGGCCAGTTTATAACACTCGGAGTTGTCCTTGTCGGAATATTGGGACGGGTTCATTCTATTTATCATGAGATTTTTGAACTATACAAAGAACAATTCATCAGCATGGGCTGTCTCAGGGTACCTAAGAAAAACGCtcaaattgaagaagcacATGTCACTAATAATGATAACGAAGAACTAGGCGAACTTATAAATGATGCCGATGTGCTCATAGAGCCGTCTGCTCTACTGAAACAAGATGTAATTCTGAGCAAAAACATTAAGAATGAGAGCAAATCTAGTAAGgacaaaaagaagaagaagaaaaagaagaaaggcTCAGCTATCGACGATTTGTTTGGTTAGATCTATTCAAACCCATTGGGGTCGGCAACTGTATAACATAGTTCTTTATAAACGGTGTATTACTTTAATTAATATAGATATGTGCGGGTCATAATTACATGgtagaaaacaaaaatcaATGGGAATATTCAATTTAAAATAGGTACTCCAAATTTGTCCTCTTGTAAGGAAGTCGTTCATGCATTGAAAATAGCattaacaaaaatattagtgTATTAACATAAACAATATTGCAAAGACATGGCgaaaaaatacaattaaCTGTACACTATGAGTGCAAACTGCATCGAGAAGAATCAAAACAGGCGCATGGGCCGGCTGAGTATAGCATAGTAAGCACTACAAATAGCATGGATATCTGTGAGGATTTCTATCAATAATTAACCATTATTCTGTACTTACTAGCATAAAGCATGCCATATTTTATGGGAAGTTAGCAGATCATTTCTTATCATAGATAAGCATGTCAGCCCAGTTTGGTAGAACGAATGATGCTGAATGTATCTGGCTATTATAATATCTTAATTGATTTTGCTCTGATACTGAAGGTTGTCTTTGTGGAGTTGTCAAATCGTAATCATTAGAATTAGTACATACAATCAAACCTAACTGGCCTGACGTATAAGTTGGAACGGTAGTGTACGATATCATCGTATTTGTAAACACCTCGTTGGCAGTTTTTCTAAGGCTAGCCAAGTAATTAATGTCTAACCAAACATTCTCTGATGCCTGTGCAATGACAATGCCATCTGGTTTTAATGCATTTTGcaataattcaaaatacTCCTTCTGGAAAAATGCCTCAGCAGGTCCATCTGGATCTGAGCTGTCAGTGATGATAACATCATATTTGTCATCATTAGATAACATAGATGCTTCCTTAAGAAACTTAAACCCATCGCATAAATTCAACTTCAGCTTTGGGTGGTCCATTGCACAGGACATTCCAggtaaatattttttggcCAACTCAATAACTGTCTTGTCAATCTCCACCATTGTAACAGACTCTACCTTGTCATGCTTGACTACCTCTCTGACAACACCACCATCACCTCCACCAATGACCAAAACTTTCTTAGGATTCGCATGGCAATACAATGGGATATGGGCTATCATTTCCTGGTAGGCAAATTCATCCCTCTCCGAGCACTGGATAATCCCATCTAACACAAGACAAACTCCATGATTTGTACTCTCAAACACCAAGATATCTTGAAACTCACTCTTGGACTGGTATAACACTTGCTTAACTTTCAAAGCCAACGCTTGTCCGGGGAAATGCTCATCGCTCATCTCATAGAACCACCCATCcttaatatatttctgtTCTGCCATTGCTGCTATCAAACTGCTTCTCTCTTCCCTTATACAAAGTAAATCCAGATATTTAACAGACTATGTCATTAGCATTCCAATTCCTATGAGGGTTGACCAGTTAACCATCATAGATATAACAGTTTTCATCGACTTGTGTTGCGCAAAGTTGACTTTTctcatcaatttttgtCACTTTTTAGAAAGTTTTGACCATTCTCTAAGCCAAAACATCAGACGATTAGGTTTACCAGGTCTGTATTTTTTGGGTTAAACCATGATTATAGAGATTGTTTTGATGACGAATTATAGTATTACATATGCGATATTTAATAAAGATTttataatcaaaaaaatattagctGCAAATCGAATTGGACGTTAAGCCGAATCACGCACAGAGTAGTTCGTTTCCAGTTGTTCCTGACTAAAAGAACAAACGTACCTGAAATAATAAGATGAGTGATGATAGAAGTGAGCTATTGAAGCAGTCTTTACAACTCCAGGAAGAaatcaacaatatattccatGAGTTGAGCAGTCTTAATCGACAAGTGCGAATAGACATCGATGACTTCTGCAATATATATGAGAACAGCATAATGAATGTGAACGAGTCAGCAATCAACAGAGAAACCCATAACGGTGGTAAGACAGATACCAGACGCTCTCCTAAATAGCCCCTTTAGTTTAATACAAAGTCTATAGAGCACActtgtaatattattaattcaCTTGATATTCATAACTCGTTCGACTAGGCGTTGTAAATGCCTTATTAGCTTCATCTTCTCCTTGGTCCTCTGACTGGTGGTGGTTGTCTAGATTGGTTTTTCTTGAATAGCGGTGCGTTCTTCAACATATCTGGCACAACAAAGAACCGTATGTGAGACCCTCTTACAAATACATGGTCCATCCTGGATAGCTTCTGAGTGCTACTCGTTACCATAACATCTCGCAGTTGTACATTCATATTATCCTCACTCTCCACAAGCTTACCTCTATATGTATCACCGTTATTCAGTTCAATAGTAACCACATGCCCCTGTGCTTCACTCAATAATTTAACCGGTATATTACTCATAATTTACACTGATATTGTTCTTGGTTACAACTAATTATGCTCGTTGTTTCGCCTATGAATAGATTGTTTAAATAGAGATAACAGTATTGTAGTATGGATCCCTGAGCAATGTCTTGATGATGAACCTAAACAAACTTCTATGTACAACCAATACATCTCATCGAGAACTTCTTTATGTTTCACCgtttctgaaaaattctcGTTTTAAGGATTGTAAGGTGATAGACAATAAAAGGACTTCGCAGAACCAAACAAGGGTAGACAAGCAAGTACATCGACTTGATCTGTGATCAGCCAATAATAGGAAAGCCAAATTAGAGTATTACTAGGAAGTTCTTAAATAGTTAAGAAATCCCCGGTGAAACTATAACAGAACGGGCAATGGAAGTCGAGATCGAGCATGTTGAGCTCGGGTTCATCAATGAGCTGAACAAGAACATATGTGGGCTGCAAGTTGAGGGCAATCTGATGTGCTTTGCGCTGCGGACTGGTTCGCTGTTTCTCATTGACCTCGATACTCCTTCAAATGTGATACGATGTCAGATACCGCTGGTTCGGGATGGCGGCGTTAACGCTGAGAAAGTGCTTAAGATATGGCTCAATCCTTCCCGGAGTTTGATTCTGGTAAAGACCAATTTTGCCAAATACTACCTCTGTGATGTGGATGTAATTGTAAAGACAAATGGTGAAAGTATGACTCAGAATGCTATTGCTAGTGTGAAACAGCTAAGCAAGAAAAACTGTGACGTTAGATCTGTTGCATGGGTTCGCAATGCTAAGGCAACTGGTATGCACGATAAGTTTAATCTGCTTATAGGAACAGCTCGAGGACAAGTTTACTACATAGAGATCAACTCCAAATTATCAGAACAGAATGCTACATTGCTATATGAATCCCCTGACTCAATAGATGGTATATATTGGAATGATGCAAACGGTGATATAATTATAGCATCAAAGAATAAACTCATCTACTGGGATGGTCTTCAAAGTTccagcaacaacaacaaaaacGATCGAGAGATTAGTCCCAAAATAACACTATCGAAGAAGCGCAAATCGAACGAAGTAGAAGAGTATGAACACATGCATATGGAATACACAAATAAGTTTGCCGTATATAAAAATTCATTTGCTTGGGTAACGGAAAGTGGCATAGTGTTTTCTAATGTAGAGCAAGTCAAGAAATCGAATAAGAAAGTCCTGGGTTCATCAAAGGTTATCCTCAATGTAGAGCTTCCTAATTCAAAGAAACCTATCAGGGATATAATACTTTCTGACTATCATATCTTGATCTTAAGAGAATCATCCATTACAATAGTAAATCAATTGGATAACAGTGTTATTTATAACCAATCGATATGGAGTAATGATAATGAGCATATATTAGGATTTGCATCTGACGTACACTATAAACAGGCCACATTTTGGTGTTTCTCAGCCTCAAATATTTTCGAAATtatattgaagaaagaatcTAATTCCGTGTGGAGATTGTTATGTGATCAACAGAGATATGATGATGCCCTCAATCTTCAAGATTTATCATTGTTTGAACAAAGTTCAATTCAATATCTAAAGGGGATGCACTTGCTGGAAGAAAATGTTTACTCTGATGCTGCAAAGTGTTTTGGCAAATCTGATACGGTTTCCATTCCTGAAATAGCATTAAAATTATTAGATGGTGATGATGGCATGTTGAAAATCGGGGAGCAGAAGCTAAATGCATTGCAGTTTTTTCTAAGTGAAAAACTACTGAATTACCGTCATAAGGACTCCTTAAAATACACAATAATACTTGATTGGATTATGTGGAACTATGTTAGattattttgtttgatAGACGAGAAAGCTTGTTCAGAAAGGGAACCAGATAGACTAAAATATTGGGACCAaaggaaagaagaaatttcaGCCAGCGTAAAGAAACTCattgatgataatattaacCTTTTGGAAAGAGGGACTTTTTATCAACTGTTGGAAAAGTCAGGTAGGAGAATAGAACTGCTTTACTTGGCTGAGAAACTAAATGatcatcaatatttgatgaattaCTGGattagaaatgaaaattggTACGAATCTTTGAAAGTTCTTCAAAAGGCAAAAGATCCTCAATTGGCTTACAAGCACGCAAATATACTTTTAGTCAACTGTTCACAGTCTACTATAAATACATGGATGACTATGGAGAATCTAAACCCAGTCTTTCTTATAGATGCAATACTGActtatttttcaatttaccAGAAATCCACAAAAGGGTCAAAAGTCTTACAAGAAAATTACGCTTTGACATATTTGAAATGGTATGTTGGTAATAATGACGTGAATGACAAGATCATTTACAACACAATAGTATATATGATGATAACAACGCCCATAATCCAAGAGGGAAATGACGCTATGCAAACTGATCataataatgataatgacGTGATAGAATTCATGGAAAACTACAGTAGTAAGTCTCATCTGGAGTTTGTCCTCAGATTGAGCTTGAAGTTTGAGAGAATAAAAGTagcaatatatttattgaaattatcaGATCAGTATGAAGATGCAGTAGATTTAGCATTATCAAATGGATTAGTAGATGAAGCAAAGGAAATTGCCAATATGGAATCTCTTGCCAAGGACTTCAcaatcaaaagaaaacattGGATAAAAATTGCACAAGTTGTACTATCTCAACACTTAGAGAAGCCGGATATAAAGCAGAACATCAGGAGTATTATAAGAGAATCAGAAGGTACTGTCAAGATAAATGATTTGTTGCCGtttttcaatgaatttaCTACGGTGGCTAATCTGAAAGATGAGCTTGTCCGGAGTCTAGAAGAGCACAACCATGAAATTATTACAATTCGCGATAAGATTAAGCACTCGTTAGAGCTTAAGAAGGACATTATCCATGAGACAGAAAAGTTTAAGGAGAGGTATAGAATATTAGAACCTGGTAAATCTTGTGATCAATGTCAAAAAATGCTACAAACACGTAAGTTCTTGGTATTTCCATGTGGTCATTGTTTCCACACAGACTGTCTAATAAGAGCCATTCTAAGCTCAAACGACTACAATttgaaaggaaaaattgaaaatttcCAGAAGAGATTGAATAAAGACCGTAAATCTGTGAATCCAAAGGAATTAGAAGAACTAATGGCAACCAAATGCTGTTTATGTAGTGACATTGCCATCAACAAGATAGATGAGGCAACAATAGATGACAAGGAACGCTCTCAATGGGTTATATAGATACCTCTTTCTTTATTCCACTTCATGGTTGTCGTCCTTACAAAAATAGTAGCAAAAGTAATGACCAAGAGCATATACATGAGTACAAAACTTGTCTCAAAATGTGGgtcaatatatataaatgataaaagGCTATGACTATCCATAATTG
This is a stretch of genomic DNA from Nakaseomyces glabratus chromosome M, complete sequence. It encodes these proteins:
- a CDS encoding uncharacterized protein (CAGL0M04543g~Protein of unknown function); the protein is MDFTSQARRIIKFAEKALQDETLDSDTVQRAIIERNLRIEFRRQNIVSNALKDCHYHQITDEELQSNLTNYPFMASIQARVAWRSILSSPTDPDKDYHNQTSTSINRKRSIYNSGHIPNKRLRNEKDRVDKLNQMVRDIENNTKVVETLLNESDITTSVDRPAINVHPFVEDEAPPPTITMDDLEIVSNATKNISNTNTVEKPYVSVSSNSRNEYETRHLKYDSTISRFGKIDHRRHSKENILIRNDNETHTIRRNSKSNKNPKSIRKMRAVAKKYHLEE
- the ACF2 gene encoding endo-1,3(4)-beta-glucanase (CAGL0M04565g~Ortholog(s) have glucan endo-1,3-beta-D-glucosidase activity involved in ascospore release from ascus activity and role in actin cytoskeleton organization, fungal-type cell wall disassembly involved in conjugation with cellular fusion) produces the protein MSYNRPPMPLPKDANPNRSTSGLFYPNEPIMPPRNEEPDSMISSLVLDTATPTIDAMNSINITNDMVQEAEYVTVNDLPINTSAPPAMFTRTGHEIPIPDGVERNGRPVATNKFYGNFLLGSQTCATWTHPYSVWISKDNAFPGFAANHVRASQRVFGDGNPAPFFFSPIGIRSFVFGANELPSFESMSLRFTDLSHMSIHVWLKKSESEHIRFPIVQGMGFITANYSNLTPRLQSAVGFRNLNSMASPRTDMQKYQVLLENDVKWTIYVKLDSKCNNFQLFIANGNTIQANQRVSSATIQVVADTVEAIDQAAGCYPVNCDVVNAVNKDKGIYRLAYKTEGYSNKGTTLLYGLRHHMVSMTIPTALTSINSELDSTVMGVMRGFITNTLEMQVQIPANVDFIPATTIPGRRVLYSHEVLEKVRDAARKEVNGDVINESNVNSMYFSGKVLAKYAWILFCCQYIVNDRGLVDILLPKLKEAFARFSQNQQQLPLRYDTTWGGVISSGTSGDDFGNSYYNDHHFHYSYHIIAAAILTKVDRDIGNGSWFTENREWVETLIRDYANPSENDPYFPMYRSFDWFTGHSWAKGLFESGDGKDEESSSEDVNSCYALKLWGMVSGNVALVNRSNVQLGILNTSLNQYFLYDDANKTEPPQFIGNKVSGILFENKIDHTTYFGNYLQYIQMIHAIPITPMSSFIRHPSYVEQEWIQKLQGIVNDVNDGWKGIMMLNLALFNPRASFEFFSSPNFSGNFLDNGQSLTWSLAYSGAFI
- the RMP1 gene encoding Rmp1p (CAGL0M04587g~Ortholog(s) have rRNA primary transcript binding activity), whose translation is MSLVVDKYIQLHQEYRILHLLNHRNKNQHRVATWWKWFNMLRRSVGDVVEILQPLGRRKNQKLKDKKDGRFLYRTLHKFFQMESKLYYSFNNIIKLGQFITLGVVLVGILGRVHSIYHEIFELYKEQFISMGCLRVPKKNAQIEEAHVTNNDNEELGELINDADVLIEPSALLKQDVILSKNIKNESKSSKDKKKKKKKKKGSAIDDLFG
- the SPE4 gene encoding spermine synthase (CAGL0M04609g~Ortholog(s) have spermine synthase activity, role in pantothenate biosynthetic process, spermine biosynthetic process and cytoplasm localization) gives rise to the protein MAEQKYIKDGWFYEMSDEHFPGQALALKVKQVLYQSKSEFQDILVFESTNHGVCLVLDGIIQCSERDEFAYQEMIAHIPLYCHANPKKVLVIGGGDGGVVREVVKHDKVESVTMVEIDKTVIELAKKYLPGMSCAMDHPKLKLNLCDGFKFLKEASMLSNDDKYDVIITDSSDPDGPAEAFFQKEYFELLQNALKPDGIVIAQASENVWLDINYLASLRKTANEVFTNTMISYTTVPTYTSGQLGLIVCTNSNDYDLTTPQRQPSVSEQNQLRYYNSQIHSASFVLPNWADMLIYDKK
- a CDS encoding uncharacterized protein (CAGL0M04620g~Protein of unknown function), with amino-acid sequence MSDDRSELLKQSLQLQEEINNIFHELSSLNRQVRIDIDDFCNIYENSIMNVNESAINRETHNGGKTDTRRSPK
- the SMD3 gene encoding mRNA splicing protein SMD3 (CAGL0M04631g~Putative spliceosome component; gene is upregulated in azole-resistant strain), with amino-acid sequence MSNIPVKLLSEAQGHVVTIELNNGDTYRGKLVESEDNMNVQLRDVMVTSSTQKLSRMDHVFVRGSHIRFFVVPDMLKNAPLFKKNQSRQPPPVRGPRRR
- the PEP3 gene encoding tethering complex subunit PEP3 (CAGL0M04653g~Ortholog(s) have phosphatidylinositol binding, protein binding, bridging activity) translates to MEVEIEHVELGFINELNKNICGLQVEGNLMCFALRTGSLFLIDLDTPSNVIRCQIPLVRDGGVNAEKVLKIWLNPSRSLILVKTNFAKYYLCDVDVIVKTNGESMTQNAIASVKQLSKKNCDVRSVAWVRNAKATGMHDKFNLLIGTARGQVYYIEINSKLSEQNATLLYESPDSIDGIYWNDANGDIIIASKNKLIYWDGLQSSSNNNKNDREISPKITLSKKRKSNEVEEYEHMHMEYTNKFAVYKNSFAWVTESGIVFSNVEQVKKSNKKVLGSSKVILNVELPNSKKPIRDIILSDYHILILRESSITIVNQLDNSVIYNQSIWSNDNEHILGFASDVHYKQATFWCFSASNIFEIILKKESNSVWRLLCDQQRYDDALNLQDLSLFEQSSIQYLKGMHLLEENVYSDAAKCFGKSDTVSIPEIALKLLDGDDGMLKIGEQKLNALQFFLSEKLLNYRHKDSLKYTIILDWIMWNYVRLFCLIDEKACSEREPDRLKYWDQRKEEISASVKKLIDDNINLLERGTFYQLLEKSGRRIELLYLAEKLNDHQYLMNYWIRNENWYESLKVLQKAKDPQLAYKHANILLVNCSQSTINTWMTMENLNPVFLIDAILTYFSIYQKSTKGSKVLQENYALTYLKWYVGNNDVNDKIIYNTIVYMMITTPIIQEGNDAMQTDHNNDNDVIEFMENYSSKSHLEFVLRLSLKFERIKVAIYLLKLSDQYEDAVDLALSNGLVDEAKEIANMESLAKDFTIKRKHWIKIAQVVLSQHLEKPDIKQNIRSIIRESEGTVKINDLLPFFNEFTTVANLKDELVRSLEEHNHEIITIRDKIKHSLELKKDIIHETEKFKERYRILEPGKSCDQCQKMLQTRKFLVFPCGHCFHTDCLIRAILSSNDYNLKGKIENFQKRLNKDRKSVNPKELEELMATKCCLCSDIAINKIDEATIDDKERSQWVI